Proteins co-encoded in one Nicotiana sylvestris chromosome 7, ASM39365v2, whole genome shotgun sequence genomic window:
- the LOC104218692 gene encoding uncharacterized membrane protein At3g27390, with amino-acid sequence MEVPVGFLARLWSFISFLPFFFLLFLLGLLKGLIIGPIVTIIIAVGNSAVVIGLWPAHFIWTYYCVTKTKKLGWVLKIALLVSLPFPLILWPIIAIIGSLLGGIGYGFFAPLIATFEAIGENITLKIFHCFVDGCISTLKGSCTVVRDFTDFCFHSYFSYMDELSEEMDPDEKPMEVKLSKLPSCVLVSLLAIPVDVPFITALALWKSPFMLFRGWKRLLEDLIGREGPFLETVCVPFAGLAIILWPLAVAGSVVASFFSSFALALYSGVVVHQEDSFRMGLAYILAAVSIFDEYTNDLLDMREGSCFTRPQYRRNMSSSGGLESKNSIEQKIEKEGSRSLKLISHGSKTLKQTIQQYTPMQVWGWLFKSCEVNGRILLREGLIDVKDIEECIVKGDCKKLGIKLPAWSILQCLLISAKSDSPGLLISDEVELTKSNWPKDKVFEWFLGPLLVMKEQIKKLQLREDEEISLRTLVMGCKNERPEEWDNTGFPSTDTVRRAQLQAVIRRLQGIVGSLSRVPTFRRRFKNLVKVLYLEAIQIGLVADNDGGSSKAGNSNRRQSVKGDRRNKDEGKENEESSRDGDSIV; translated from the exons ATGGAAGTACCAGTAGGGTTCTTGGCAAGGCTTTGGAGCTTTATATcatttcttcctttcttcttcttgCTCTTCCTCCTTGGCCTTCTCAAAG GATTAATAATTGGTCCCATTGTCACAATTATAATAGCAGTTGGGAATTCAGCAGTTGTAATTGGACTATGGCCTGCACATTTTATCTGGACCTACTACTGTGTGACAAA AACAAAAAAGCTTGGATGGGTTTTGAAGATTGCATTACTGGTTTCATTGCCATTTCCTCTGATTCTTTGGCCCATAATAGCCATTATTGGGAGTCTTCTAGGTGGGATAGGGTACGGTTTTTTCGCCCCGTTGATAGCAACTTTTGAGGCTATTGGAGAAAATATCACATTGAAGATCTTCCATTGCTTTGTG GATGGTTGTATTTCCACTCTTAAAGGGAGCTGcacagtagtacgggattttacAGACTTTTGCTTCCACTCTTACTTTTCTTACATGGACGAGCTTTCTGAGGAAATGGATCCAGACGAGAAACCAATGGAAGTGAA GTTGTCAAAGCTGCCGAGTTGCGTTTTGGTTTCTCTGCTTGCAATTCCAGTGGATGTGCCCTTTATTACAGCTCTTGCTCTTTGGAAGAGCCCGTTCATGCTGTTTAGGGGTTGGAAGAGGCTACTAGAGGACTTAATTGGAAGGGAAGGCCCATTTCTGGAGACGGTTTGTGTTCCTTTTGCTGGCCTTGCAATCATTTTGTGGCCTTTAGCTGTTGCTGGATCTGTGGTGGCATCCTTCTTTTCAAGTTTTGCTCTTGCGCTTTACAGCGGGGTCGTGGTCCATCAG GAAGACTCATTTCGCATGGGACTTGCATACATCTTAGCAGCCGTTTCCATATTTGACGAGTACACAAACGACCTACTTGACATGAGGGAAGGGTCATGCTTCACGAG GCCTCAATATCGAAGAAATATGAGCTCATCTGGAGGCCTTGAGAGTAAGAACTCAATTGAGCAGAAGATTGAAAAAGAAGGATCACGCAGCTTGAAGCTTATTTCGCATGGATCAAAAACCCTGAAACAGACAATCCAACAATATACGCCGATGCAG GTATGGGGTTGGCTCTTTAAATCCTGTGAGGTTAACGGCAGAATACTCCTACGTGAAGGCTTGATAGATGTCAAAGATATTGAGGAATGTATCGTCAAGGGGGACTGTAAGAAGCTAGGCATCAAATTACCTGCTTGGTCGATTCTACAGTGTCTGCTTATATCTGCAAAATCCGACTCGCCAGGCCTGCTAATAT CTGATGAGGTGGAATTGACAAAGTCTAACTGGCCAAAGGATAAAGTTTTCGAGTGGTTTCTTGGACCGCTCTTAGTCATGAAGGAGCAAATAAAGAAACTACAATTGCGAGAAGATGAAGAAATTAGCCTGAGGACGTTGGTAATGGGGTGCAAAAATGAAAGACCAGAGGAATGGGATAACACTGGATTTCCATCCACTGATACTGTGAGGAGAGCACAATTGCAAGCTGTAATTAGGAG GTTGCAGGGTATTGTTGGTTCATTATCCCGGGTACCAACATTCAGAAGACGCTTCAAGAATTTGGTGAAGGTGTTGTATTTGGAGGCAATCCAGATCGGTCTTGTGGCTGATAATGATGGTGGAAGCTCAAAAGCTGGAAATAGCAACAGGCGCCAAAGCGTAAAGGGGGACAGGAGAAATAAAGACGAGGGGAAAGAAAATGAGGAAAGCAGTCGAGATGGTGATAGTATTGTGTGA